The Deltaproteobacteria bacterium genome segment GGATAATACCTTTTTTGGTAACAGAGGTCTTAAAAATTTAAAGGCCTTAGCCTATCAAGAGGCTAAGGCCTAAAAAAAGCTGGAGGTGATTCGAAAGGCAGCTTTTTTTGAAAAAACCTAAAAAAATATCTTCTAGCCGGTGGCGCCGCCACCGGATTTATGTAGCTCAGGAAAACCCGCCGGAACCGCAGCTTCCTCCAGCGCTGGACGAGACGCCAGACAGGCTGCTAGATAGGTCATTATTCGAATTTACTGCGGCCGGTGAGGACATGAGTTTTTTTATCGTGCTGGAT includes the following:
- a CDS encoding zinc ribbon domain-containing protein, with the protein product MPIFEYECGACGHIFEEIVFGSEEAITCPECQSSTIKKLMSSPAAVNSNNDLSSSLSGVSSSAGGSCGSGGFS